The following proteins are encoded in a genomic region of Triticum dicoccoides isolate Atlit2015 ecotype Zavitan chromosome 1B, WEW_v2.0, whole genome shotgun sequence:
- the LOC119342879 gene encoding LEC14B protein-like, giving the protein MGYGMSRLHEGYSEPEGLNSDGSSSVEVNNDFSKLHNDIFHMTRLRSGPSESIRKSMDRVSVTRLLRGREVNSSGNGKFSPVDRAFVLGHYLPVDGPETVDTMDSRAYVSQFSADGSLFVAGFQGSHIRIYDVDKGWEIHKDIHARSLRWTISDAALSPDQRFLVYSSLAPIIHIVNVGTASRESYANVTDIHDGLDFSEHEDVRYSFGLFSVKFSTDGRELVAGSNDDSIYVYDLQANKVTLRLPAHTSDVNTVAFADESGNLLYSGSDDNLCKVWDRRCLSTGEAAGVLTGHLHGITHIDSRGDGRCFISNGKDQAIKMWDIRKMTSNADGSENRVPAWDYRYSRYPQQYKQQKHPHDQSVATYRGHSVLRTLIRCYFSPTYSTGQKYIYTGSYDASVCIYDVVSGSQVAKLQGHHHLAVRDCSWHPSDPMLVSSSWDGQVARWSRTRSKQDTCELD; this is encoded by the exons ATGGGTTATGGCATGAGTAGGCTACATGAGGGATACAGTGAGCCTGAAGGGCTGAATAGTGATGGATCTAGTTCAGTCGAAGTGAATAATGATTTCTCAAAGTTACACAATGATATTTTCCATATGACTCGACTAAGATCAGGACCTAGTGAAAGCATCCGCAAGTCCATGGATAGAGTCTCAGTGACTAGGTTGTTACGTGGAAgggaagttaattcttcaggaaATGGAAAGTTCTCTCCGGTTGATCGTGCATTCGTTCTTGGTCATTATCTTCCAGTGGATGGTCCTGAAACGGTGGATACAATGGATTCACGAGCTTATGTTTCACAGTTTTCTGCCGATGGTTCTCTTTTTGTTGCTGGTTTTCAG GGAAGCCACATAAGAATATATGATGTCGATAAAGGTTGGGAAATACACAAGGACATTCATGCTAGAAGTTTGAGATGGACAATTAGTGATGCAGCGTTATCACCTGATCAAAGGTTCCTT GTCTACTCTAGTCTGGCACCCATTATCCATATTGTCAATGTTGGTACTGCTTCAAGAGAATCATATGCTAATGTCACT GACATCCATGATGGATTAGATTTTTCAGAGCATGAAGATGTTAGATATTCATTTGGACTCTTTTCTGTTAAATTTTCCACTGATGGGCGGGAGCTTGTTGCTGGCAGTAATGATGATTCAATATATGTCTATGACCTTCAGGCCAACAAAGTGACATTGCGTTTGCCTGCCCATACA TCTGATGTCAACACAGTAGCATTTGCTGATGAATCTGGTAACCTACTTTATTCTGGAAGCGATGATAACTTGTGCAAG GTCTGGGACAGACGTTGTTTGTCCACAGGGGAAGCGGCTGGGGTTTTGACTGGACATCTGCATGGCATTACTCATATTGACAGCCGTGGAGATGGTCGATGTTTCATATCAAATGGAAAAGATCAAGCTATTAAGATGTGGGACATCCGGAAAATGACATCCAATGCTGATGG TTCCGAAAACAGAGTCCCTGCCTGGGACTACAGATATTCAAGATATCCACAACAGTACAAGCAACAAAAGCATCCACATGACCAGTCAGTAGCTACATACCGGGGCCATTCAGTTCTCCGTACATTGATTCGTTGCTATTTTTCTCCCACATATAG CACAGGACAGAAATACATATATACAGGATCTTATGATGCTAGTGTCTGCATCTATGATGTG GTAAGTGGGTCGCAAGTTGCCAAACTGCAAGGACATCATCATTTGGCAGTTCGAGACTGCAGCTGGCATCCGTCCGATCCAATGCTTGTCAGTTCATCATGGGACGGCCAGGTTGCCAGATGGTCCAGGACTCGCTCCAAGCAAGATACTTGTGAACTCGATTAA